CGGCATCGCCGGTCATGGCGAGTTGAAGCAGGTGGGCCGCATGGGTGTGAAGGCGCTGATCTACTTCGAGGTGGTAACGACCTTTGCACTCGCCATCGGTATGGCTGCGATCAATATCAGCAAGGCGGGCGTGGGATTGACGCTGCCTGCTGCCAGCGGAACGTTGCCGCCGGCGGCTCCGATGCACTGGCAGGACTTCCTGGTCCACGTCGTTCCGGAGAACATCGCCAAATCGATTGCCGAGGGGCAGATCCTGCAGGTTGCAGTCTTTGCCACGATCTTCGGAATTGCGCTGGCACTGCTGCCTGAGGAAAAACGTACGCCGTTGGTCCGCCTCATGGAGTCGTTTGCTGAAGTGATGTTCCGCTTCACCGGTATCGTGATGTATCTGGCCCCGGTGGCGGTGGGCGCCGCGATGGCGTACACCATTGGGCACATGGGAGCGAGCGTTCTTCTGCCGCTCGGCAAGCTGCTGCTCACTCTGTACATCTCGCTGATAGCGTTTATTCTGCTCATCCTGGTGCCGATTGCCTTGTGGGCAAAGATTCCGTTGCGCCGGTTTGTGGAGTTTGTCGCAGAACCTGCGACCATCGCTTTTGCGACCGCAACCTCGGAGGCGGCCCTGCCGACGGCCATGGAAAACATGGAGCAGTTCGGCATTCCTCGGCGCGTGGTTGCCTTTGTGATTCCAGCGGGATACAGCTTCAACCTTGATGGTTCTGCTCTCTACCTGGCGATGGCTTCGTTGTTTGTGGCGCAGTCGGCGAATATCCACATGGGCTGGGGCGAACAGGCGATGATGCTGGCCATGCTGGTTCTCACCAGCAAAGGTATAGCCGGTGTGCCGCGTGCCGTCCTGGTGGTGCTGATGGCAACTGCCACCACGTTCAATCTGCCTCTGGAGCCGATGCTGGTGCTGCTTGGGGTAGATGCGGTGATGGATATGGGACGCACCTCCCTGAACGTTATCGGGAACTGCCTGGCGTGTGCCGTAATTGCCCGCTGGGAGGGGGAACTACCGGCGTATACTGAAGAGTAACCCCGGCGGCCAATTGCCGTCGAACCATAATAATGAGCCTGCTTCAACAGATACATTCGCCTGCGGACGTAAAAAAACTTTCTATCCCCGAACTCTCTCTTCTGGCAGAGGAGATCCGCGAACGGCTTATCGTTGGTGTCTCAAGGACTGGCGGCCATATCGGGCCGAACCTTGGTGTGGTGGAACTCACCATCGCCATGCATTATGTCTTCGATACACCGCACGACAGCTTTGTCTTCGACGTATCGCACCAGGCCTATGTCCATAAGTTGTTGACCGGCCGCGCCGATCGGTTCGAGACCATCCGCCAGCCGGATGGTCTGAACGGGTTCATGCTGCGCACCGAGAGTGAGCATGACAGCTTCGGCGCAGGGCATGCAGGCACGGCGCTCTCGGCTGCGCTGGGCATGGCTGTAGCGCGCGATATGAATGGTGGCGACGAGCACATCATCGCTCTGGCCGGGGATGCCGCTTTCACGAATGGCATCACCATGGAGGCGCTGAACAATATCGCCTCATCCACAAAGCGGCTGATTGTGGTGCTGAACGATAACGCCTGGTCGATCGATCGCAACGTCGGCGCGATTGCTTCCTATTTCCACAAGATCGTCACCAACCCGACCTTCGTTACCTGGCATGATCGCGCCGTCGACCTGATTGAGCGCATCGGTGGTAAAGCGGCAAAGCATGTAGCACAGAAGGCTGAGGGCGCAGCGAAGGGGCTTATCGGTCCCGGCATGCTCTTTGAAGAGTTTGGCCTGAACTACTTTGGACCGATCGATGGCCACGACCTTCCCCTGTTGATTGAGACCTTCAAATTCCTCAAGCAGCAGAACAAGCCGGTACTGCTGCATGCGATTACCCAGAAGGGCCGCGGCTTCCAGCCCGCGCTCGAGAAGCAGAAGAAGTTCCACGGCCTGGGGCCGTACGATCCTGAGACCGGCGAGACTAAGCCGACGGGACAGAAGACATATTCAGAGATCTTTGCCGAGTCGCTGACAAAGCTTGCCGACAGCAACGACAGGGTCGTTGCCATTACCGCGGCGATGCCTAATGGAACGGCGCTCGATCTCTTCCGGCCGCATCATCCGAAGCGCTACTTTGATGTCGGTATTGCGGAAGAGCACGCGGTGATCTTCGCTGCCGGTATGGCTACCAAGGGTTATAAGCCCTTCTGTGCTATCTACTCCACCTTCCTGCAGCGCGCCTTCGATCCCATTGTGCACGATGTCTGCCTGCAGAATCTGCCGGTGGTCTTCTGCATGGATCGTGGCGGACTTTCGGGTGATGACGGCCCGACACATCATGGTCTGTTCGACATCAGCTATCTGCGCGGTGTTCCAAACATTGTGCATATGGTGCCGAAGGATGAGGATGAGCTGGCGGACATGATGTACACCGCGATGCTCTATGATGCGCCGTCGGCGATTCGCTATCCGCGTGGTATTGGACCGGGCGTTGCAGTGAAGGAGAAGCCGGTTGCGTTGGAGATCGGCAAGGCTGAGGTGATTCGCGATGGTCACGACGTGGCGATCTTCGGCCTGGGCGCATTGTTGCCGCTGGCCGTGACGATGAGTGACCGTCTTGCCGCCGAAGGACTCTCCGCTGCGGTGATCAATCCGCGTTTTGCCAAGCCAGTCGATCGCGAATGCATCGCCGCCTATGCGCGCCAGTGCGGTCTGATCGTCACCTTCGAAGATCACGTGCTTGCCGGAGGCTTTGGGTCAGCGGTACTGGAGGCTCTGAATTCGCTGGAGCTGCAGGTGCCGGTCATTCGTATCGGCTGGCCCGACGAGTTCATCGAGCATGGCAAGGTCGATGCGTTGCGTGAGAAGTACGGCATCACCGTGGAGGCCGCGATGAAGCAGGCGCGTCCTTTCCTCGATGCAATCGCGCAGAGCCGTTTGGTGGCCCACTAGGTTTTAGCGAGGCACAATCTTTTTCTTTGTCATTTCGTAGCGACGGGAGGGAGCGGAGAAATCTGCTTCTCTACCCATGTCTCCGTATCTTGCGCTACAAGCAGATTTCTCCACTCCCCTTCATCCCGACCAGCTTCGCTGGTCGGGGAATCCCGGTCGCGAAATGACAAACAAAATTCTGCCCGACAGTTCCCAGACGTAATCACATGTTGCTTCCTGATAGTCGAACACGATACAAAGAGACGGCTCTTGGGGAGAACAGTTTTGCAGCCTGCCGGATATATCGGAGCCCTGGATCAGGGCACCACCAGCACACGATTTATGGTCTTTGACCGCCGGGGACGCATCGTCTCCGTGGCACAGAAGGAACACGAGCAGATCTATCCGCGGCCAGGATGGGTCGAGCATGATCCGCTCGAGATCTGGCGCCGCACGCTTGAAGTCGTCGATGAGGCGGTAGATGCCCGCGGTCTTCGGCCGAAGGACTTCTCCTGCATCGGCATCACCAATCAGCGTGAGACGACTGTTGTCTGGAACCGCAATACCGGCCTTCCGGTCTACAACGCCATCGTCTGGCAAGACACCCGTGTTGCCGACATGGTCACGCGTCTTTCGGCGGAGGGCGGCAAGGACCGCTTCCGCGAGCAGACCGGTCTACCGTTGACCACGTACTTCTCCGGCCTCAAGCTGAAGTGGATTCTCGATAACGTGAAGGGCGCCCGCGAGGAGGCCGAAGCAGGCAACCTGCTTTTCGGCACTATCGACAGCTACATGCTCTGGAACCTGACGGGCGGTGTCCACGGTGGCGTTCACGCGACCGATGTCACCAACGCCAGCCGCACGCAGTTGATGAACCTTGCCACGCTGAATTGGGATGAGGGCATTCTCGCCGCTCTCGATATCCCAAAGCAGATGCTTCCGCAGATCAAGTCATCGAGCGAGCACTTCGGCAACCTGCATCGCACCAGTCTGGAGGGCGTAGGAATCTGCGGCATCCTCGGTGATCAGCACGCGGCCCTGGTGGGTCAGACCTGCTTCTCTCCGGGTGAGGTGAAGAATACCTACGGCACAGGTTGTTTCCTGCTGATGAATACCGGCGAGGAACGCAAGCCCTCAACGCATGGCCTGCTGACGACAATGGCGTATAAGTTCGGCGACAAACCGCCGGTCTATGCACTGGAAGGATCGATCGCGATTGCAGGAGCGCTGGTGCAGTGGCTTCGCGATAATCTCGGCATCATCTCCAGCAGCGACCAGATTGAGCCGCTGGCGCAGACAGTGAATGATAACGGCGGCGTCTACTTTGTGCCGGCGTTCAGCGGTCTGTATGCGCCGTACTGGAAAGACGATGCTCGCGGTGTGATCGCCGGTCTGACACGCTTCGCCAATAAGGGACACCTCGCCCGTGCTGTGCTGGAAGCTACCGCTTTCCAAACGCGAGAGGTAGTGGAGGCGATGGAGCAGGACTCTGGGATTCAGCTCACGCAGCTTCGTACTGACGGCGGGATGGTGGCCAACGAACTGCTGATGCAGTTCCAGGCCGATATCCTCGATAAGGCCGTGATCCGTCCCGCAATGCGCGAGACGACGGCGTTGGGCGCAGCCTATGCAGGCGGGCTCGCCTCCGGATACTTCAGTGGCACAGACGAGTTGCTCCAGAACTGGGAAGCAGACCGGACCTGGAAACCGCAGATGGATGCCGCCGAGCGCGAGGATCTCTTTAAGACCTGGAAGAAGGCTGTGACACGGACCTTCGCATGGGTGGAGGGTTGATGCTTTCTCCGTTTTTCGGTGAGTTTATTGGTACGGCAGTTCTGATCCTGATGGGCGAAGGTGTCGTCGCCGGTGTAGTGCTGAAGGGCACGAAGAGCGAGAACGCCGGATGGATCTCCATTACTGCGGCATGGGGTTTCGCCGTCTTCTGCGGCGTGATTACGGCGATTGCGTGCGGCTCTCCGGGAGCGCATCTGAACCCTGCGGTGACTGTTGCTGTTGCCGTGCATACTGGCCAGTGGAGCACCGTGCCGGCGTTTGTGTTGGCACAGATACTTGGCGCCATGACAGGCGCGGCGTTGAATTGGTTTTTCTGGCTGCCGCACTGGGCGATGACGGAAGACCAGGGACTGAAGCGGGCGGTCTTCTGCACCTCTCCTTCGGTACGTAAGCCGTGGCTGAACATGATGCAGGAGATGATCGCGACCAGCGTGCTGCTGCTGGTGATTGAGTGCATCGGATCGAAGCTTCTTGCAGTCTCCGGTCCCGCTCCGGGCCTGGCGCCATACCTGGTAGCGATTCTGGTTTGGGCTATTGGACTTTCGCTCGGTGGAGTGACAGGGTATGCCATCAACCCCGCTCGCGACTTCGGTCCACGGCTAATGCATCAGCTTTTACCGGTCGCGGGCAAGGGAAGCTCCGACTGGTCTTATGCGTGGGTGCCGATCGCTGGACCGATTCTCGGCGCGATTGTCATGGGGCTGGCCTTCCGCTGCCTGGGGATCTAGTTGCTGGTTTTGAACTGCCCAAGCTCTGGGTGCCCCATCCATCGCATATCGGGGGCCCGACGAACTTGTTCGTTGGGGTGATAACGCGATGGGTGGATATTCGCAAATCAATTTGCTGAGAGAACTTTTTGCGTTACTGCTCAATCCACAAAAGCAGTTCCGGAGGACGAGAAGTATGCGCGGAAAGCTGATCCTATTTGTGCTTATATTCTGCATCGGTTCAACGCTAGCCACGGCACAAAATGTCACCACAACAGGGGGAACCACCAAGTGGCTGTCTTAGTTCTCCTGATCTTTATTTTCGCCCATCTCGTAGCGGCGACGATATTCCTGTGTGCTGGGCTATGGATGCGGCGCCAGTACTTCCTGGGTGGTGCTGGGCACCATATTCGGCACGGGAAACCTTATTCGCTGCTATGCCTCATTTTGGCAATAGGACTCGATGTATTTTGCGCATTCTCCAAGCTTTCTGCGGGCGTACTTCTGAAAAGCTTGCTTTTGTCTAGTGCTGCATTAAGCGTATGTGCAGTGGTACTTGAATCGCTTTCTTATACACGAGGAAGATGGGCAGTCGTACTGTCTGCCATTGTTATTCTTGTGAGTCGTCTGCCATTTTTGTTGCCATGAGTATTGCCTATCGTCGATCGAGCACACGCTGTGCTAGCCCTCTTAGCTTCCGCCTCCAGCCGCCTTTAGGCGGATAGCTTCCAGGCTCCGTGGTTGATGCAGTAGCCCAAAATCCCAGTTTTACAGTAGATTTGCTCGCAATCCCCTCTAAATAGCGGCCGTCATCCCGCAGGGATCTGCTTTTCAGATTTTTGCTCGGGCCAAAAGCGTGGGTAGAAAAGCAGATTTCTCCGCTGCGCTACGAAATGACAAATAGACGGCGCTTTGCACGTTCGATGACAACAAAAGCAGGTTTGACCTAGCCTGGCAGATAAAATCGTGCCGCCAACTCCCTGAACGCGGCAACCTGCTCAAACCGCCACTCGGTCCCGTGTCCAAGCTCACGCGCGAGTAGCTCCGCGACCTTCGGCGCTGACCGCACTGCAGCCTTCGCATCCAGAAGCAGCGCACGCATTCGTCGAGAGAGAACGTCTTCGACCGTCCTTGCCATCTCTTCGCGAGCGGCGTAGACAACCTCAGCTTCAATGAAGGGAAGTGCTTCATCCAGCTTTGCACCTAAGGATGCATCCGTGGTGATAAGCGCTTCCACGGCGGCACGGTCAGTCCCATAGCGCGACAGCGCATTGTGGGGATCGCCGGCTTTCAAGGGAGCGCCGCGCAAAGGCAGCTTTTCTGTTCTGCACGCTGCGGCAGGCAACATCTCATGTTTGATGGCAAAGTCCACCAGATCCTGCGCCATGCGGCGATAGGTGGTCCACTTGCCGCCGGCAATGGTCAACAAGCCTGACGAGGAACGTTCGATATGGTGCTCGCGTGAGAGCTTTGCGGTCGATGCCCCGGGTCCGGTAATGAGCGGACGCAGACCGGAGAAGACCGAAAGGATATCGGCACGGGTGATGGTGTGCTGCAAGTAAGGATTGATGTGGTGCAGGATGTAGTCGATCTCGTCATCCTGATGGCCGGGTTCGACCTCGGGTTTCGGAGCAGCGAGATCCGTGGTCCCGATCACGACCTTGCCCAACCACGGAATGGCGAAGATGACACGGCCATCCTCCGTCTTCGGCACCATGATGGCGTAGTCGCGTCCGAGAACTGTCGGTGGCACGACAATGTGTGTGCCGCGCGAGACGTTCAGCAGCGAAGCGTCAGATGGGTTGTCGAGATGGCGCACCTCATCGGTGAAGATGCCGGTGGCATTGACAACAACCTTTGCGTTTACCTGGAAGGAGTTGCCGGTCTCTTCATCTCTCAGCACTGCCCCGTTGATCTTGCCGGAGGCCTTTTCGAAGGAGACGCAGCGGACGTAGTTCAACACGGTTGCGCCATGGTCGACCGCCGTGCGGGCCAGGGCCAGGCAAAAACGCGCGTCATCGAACTGGCCGTCGTAGTAGACGATGGATCCCTTCAGATTCTTCCGTGCAATGTTGGGTAGCAACGTCAGGGTCTTGTCATGACCGAAGATGGAGGTCGGCCCCATAGTCGCCTTGCCGCTGAGGACGTCGTAGAGCTTTAACCCGGCGCCGTAATATGGCAGATCGAACCACCGATACGCGGGTGTGACGAAGGGAAGAGGCTGCACCAGGTGCGGGGCATTGCGCAACATGGCTGCTCGTTCGTGCAGGGCTTCATAGACCAGAGAGATCTGACCTGAGGCAAGATAGCGAACGCCGCCGTGGACGAGCTTGGTCGCCCGTGAGCTGGTTGCCTGCGCAAAATCGCCGGCATCGACCAGAGCGGTGCGATAACCGCGGGTAACCGCATCGACGGCGATACCGAGGCCGGTGGCTCCGCCTCCAAGGATGAGTACATCAAATGTGTCGGACTGGATCTGTTGCAGAGCCTGTGTGCGTTGGTTCATGCCGGTAAAGCATTTCTCCTGTAGGTGTAGTGCGGGGCTTGTGCATCGAGAGCATTTCTCCTAAAGCTGTAGATTTGGAAAAATCTGCGAATGCCGTTTTCTTCGCGGAAAACGGCGCAAACAGCCAAAACTCCGTTCTACACCATTAGGAGAAATGCTCCATGGGCGTTTTCCTCAATGAAAACGCCGCTGCACGCTTCTCCCGGGATACCCAGCAACAGGAGAAATGCTCTAGAGGAAATGCTACGACATGAGAATGAAACAGAAAACCCACGTCTTTCTCCGGCGTGGGTTTTCTTTGTTCCTACTGCGCCGGTAGACCCAGTGCGATCCAATGTTTGAGGGCGTCCATGGACTGAGGACGTCCGAGAAAATCTTTGATCAGATCGTTAGCCGATTTATTGCCACCTGGTTCAAGGACAGTCTTGCGGTACCTCATCGCCGCAGGCCCGCCCAGCAGGTTCTTGGGATCGAAGGCTGAGAAGAGATCGACAGCGATCACCTTATCGAGCACATAGGTGTAGTAGTTCGACGAGTAGCCGGTCAGGTGCGTGAAGCTGGCATACATGTGGCTGTCATCAAGGAAGACATATGGCATGTGGTCGACAAAGGTCTTCTTGTTTATGGCATCGAGATCGATCTGCTCCGGAGCACGGTCGTGAACGGAGAGGGAGAGCTCAGAGTAGCGAAGCTGTCCCTGCACCCACGATCCGCGGGCAAAGCGCCCGGCACGCACCATTTTGTCGATCGTCGTCGAAGGAAGTACTTCGCCGGTCTTGTAGTGTTTTGCGAAGGACTGCAGAATTCCAGTGTCCTCGAAGAACTCTTCCAACATCTGCGAAGGAGCTTCGACGAAGTCACGCTCGGTGCTGACGCCGGCCGTCCCCGCCCACTGACCGTGGCCGCCAAGCACCTCGTGCATCATGTGCCCGAACTCGTGGAAGAAGGTCACCACATCGGAGTACTGCAGCAGACCGGGATCACCGTTCTCCGGGCCAGGGAAGTTGCACAGCAGGGCTGCTTCGGGAATCTGCGAACCGGAGCCCGGAATTACGCCGGACTCTGAGAACCACTTGTCCTTGCCCTCACGCGGATGCATATCCAGATAGATACGGCCGGCCAGCTTGCCCTGGTCGTAGATGTCATATACCGTGACGGTCGGGTTCCAGATAGGAGCTTTGCTGGGGCGGAACTCGATATGGAACAGCTTGCCTGCGGTGGCCAACACGCCTTTCTCCACCTCGGGATAAGGGAAGTAGGGACGTACCGACTGCGAGTCGAAGTCATACTTCGCGCGGCGGTACTGTTCGCTCCAGTAGCTGGAGTCGCTGGCGGCGAGCGGCAGGGCAGAAGGGTCCTTCTCCTTGACGAAGGCCTCCAGCAGCGCGAACTCCTTGGCCGCGGAGGGACGGGAGGCCTCGTCGACCTCCTTCAGGAAAGCGCGCAGCTTGTCGGCGGAGCCGATCATCATGTCGGCGGTGGCGAGATCCGCCCAGGTCTTATAGCCGAGCGTGGTTGCCATCTCCTGCCGGGTCTTCAGCAGATCGAGCAGGACGGCCTTGTTCCCCGGGAAAGCGCGGTTATTGTAGGCAAGGTACATATCCCGCCGCAGGCGCGGGCTCTTCGCATAGGTGACGACCGGCAACATATCAGGCTGGTCAGTGGTAAGTGTGATGGTCCCATCGGCAGCGGGTTTGTGCTTCTCGATGTAATCCGCGGGGAGTCCATCGAGATCGGCGGGATCCTTCACGACGACCTTGCGGACATCGTCCTGCACCGTGCGGGAGAAGTGCAGCGACTGCTCGGTGATCTGGTCTGAGAGTTTGCGGACTTTCTCGCGGATCTCGGCGTCCTTATCCACACCGGCAAGGCGGTATTCCAGCAGCGTGCGGTCCAGGTAGTATCTGGTCGCGGCGTCCGCCTTTGTCTTATCCACGGCTACCAGGGCGTGGTAGACATCCTGGTTGAGCTGCAGGGCGGTGCCTTCAGCGGAGATGTTCTGCAACAGCGCCTGCGCTTTGTCGCGCACGTCTTTGTTGTCGTGCAGGCCGAACATCAGGTAGTCCTGGTTGCCGGCGATGTTCAGGTGAAACTGGGCGCGGTCGAAGGGTTTGAGCGTGTTCTCGATCGTACGGGCTCCCTTGACCGCAAGGATCTCTGCGACGGCCTTCTTCTCTTCCGCGATGTGATAGTTCACCCAGTTCTCGAGATCGGCAGGCGAGGTCATGCCGACCCAGGCGTGAAGGGGATCGGAGGGCGGCTTCGGCGCGGCTGTTTGGGCAACAGTGGGGACAGCAAAACTCATAAGCAGGGCAGTGCTCCGTATCAGGTTCACAAGGAATGTCCTCGTTCTTTCACTAGGGTGCCTATTTTCTCACGTACGTAAAAGCGGGGGACACGGTTCCGGGACGCGCGAGTTTGTACCGTGGTACATTTGTACCATGAGTGATCAAGCCCAGCCGATCGAAGTTGAACGTGTACAGACCGGAGTCAGGATCGAAAAGAGACTGCTCAAAGTTCTCAAAGGCCTGGCAGAGCTTAAGGACATGAGTCTCGGCGACCTTCTGGAAGGAATTGTCCTGCATTCCTTCGCGGGCAAAGCGCCGTTCTCCCAGGCAACGCTCGGCCAGATCGAACAGCTTCGTGAGCTGTACGGCTTAACGCTGCGAGCCAGGGACAGCCACCAGCTCAAGGAGCGGCGATGACCTTCAGAAATCTGCGAGTTGCAGGGATGTGTTTCGCGTTAGCGAGGGGAACGATGATGCACCATGCAATGGCTCAAACATCGACGGCGGCGGTTCAGGAAGGGAATGCCCACGTGGTGAATACCTTCCGCTTCGAGATCGCCGCTCCCATGGCGCAGGTCGCTCCTCTATTCGCGCCGGAGGCCGAGCGCAGATGGGCGGGCGAGCACTGGAATCCGGTCTTTGCCTATCCTCAGCCGGGAAGCGATGTGCAGGGCGCGGTATGGACGATCAGGCATGGAGACGTGGACAGTGTATGGGTCAACACGCTCTTCGACGTAGCTGGCGGGCGAATGCAATATGTTGCCGTTGTAGGTACCCAGTTCACGATGACTGTGGATGTGCGTGTCACTGCCTTGCAGGATCGGCGGACGGCGGTGGAAGTGACC
This genomic window from Terriglobus albidus contains:
- the glpK gene encoding glycerol kinase GlpK, which translates into the protein MQPAGYIGALDQGTTSTRFMVFDRRGRIVSVAQKEHEQIYPRPGWVEHDPLEIWRRTLEVVDEAVDARGLRPKDFSCIGITNQRETTVVWNRNTGLPVYNAIVWQDTRVADMVTRLSAEGGKDRFREQTGLPLTTYFSGLKLKWILDNVKGAREEAEAGNLLFGTIDSYMLWNLTGGVHGGVHATDVTNASRTQLMNLATLNWDEGILAALDIPKQMLPQIKSSSEHFGNLHRTSLEGVGICGILGDQHAALVGQTCFSPGEVKNTYGTGCFLLMNTGEERKPSTHGLLTTMAYKFGDKPPVYALEGSIAIAGALVQWLRDNLGIISSSDQIEPLAQTVNDNGGVYFVPAFSGLYAPYWKDDARGVIAGLTRFANKGHLARAVLEATAFQTREVVEAMEQDSGIQLTQLRTDGGMVANELLMQFQADILDKAVIRPAMRETTALGAAYAGGLASGYFSGTDELLQNWEADRTWKPQMDAAEREDLFKTWKKAVTRTFAWVEG
- a CDS encoding glycerol-3-phosphate dehydrogenase/oxidase codes for the protein MNQRTQALQQIQSDTFDVLILGGGATGLGIAVDAVTRGYRTALVDAGDFAQATSSRATKLVHGGVRYLASGQISLVYEALHERAAMLRNAPHLVQPLPFVTPAYRWFDLPYYGAGLKLYDVLSGKATMGPTSIFGHDKTLTLLPNIARKNLKGSIVYYDGQFDDARFCLALARTAVDHGATVLNYVRCVSFEKASGKINGAVLRDEETGNSFQVNAKVVVNATGIFTDEVRHLDNPSDASLLNVSRGTHIVVPPTVLGRDYAIMVPKTEDGRVIFAIPWLGKVVIGTTDLAAPKPEVEPGHQDDEIDYILHHINPYLQHTITRADILSVFSGLRPLITGPGASTAKLSREHHIERSSSGLLTIAGGKWTTYRRMAQDLVDFAIKHEMLPAAACRTEKLPLRGAPLKAGDPHNALSRYGTDRAAVEALITTDASLGAKLDEALPFIEAEVVYAAREEMARTVEDVLSRRMRALLLDAKAAVRSAPKVAELLARELGHGTEWRFEQVAAFRELAARFYLPG
- a CDS encoding dicarboxylate/amino acid:cation symporter, producing MQQALAVGGVTLFAAAAAASLATVSPSLLTLEEACRLLGLGLFAIFAWKSRSLTPWIFFAMLAGGELGHDAPVFSANLKFLSDIFLRLIKTIVAPLILASLINGIAGHGELKQVGRMGVKALIYFEVVTTFALAIGMAAINISKAGVGLTLPAASGTLPPAAPMHWQDFLVHVVPENIAKSIAEGQILQVAVFATIFGIALALLPEEKRTPLVRLMESFAEVMFRFTGIVMYLAPVAVGAAMAYTIGHMGASVLLPLGKLLLTLYISLIAFILLILVPIALWAKIPLRRFVEFVAEPATIAFATATSEAALPTAMENMEQFGIPRRVVAFVIPAGYSFNLDGSALYLAMASLFVAQSANIHMGWGEQAMMLAMLVLTSKGIAGVPRAVLVVLMATATTFNLPLEPMLVLLGVDAVMDMGRTSLNVIGNCLACAVIARWEGELPAYTEE
- a CDS encoding MIP/aquaporin family protein, which translates into the protein MLSPFFGEFIGTAVLILMGEGVVAGVVLKGTKSENAGWISITAAWGFAVFCGVITAIACGSPGAHLNPAVTVAVAVHTGQWSTVPAFVLAQILGAMTGAALNWFFWLPHWAMTEDQGLKRAVFCTSPSVRKPWLNMMQEMIATSVLLLVIECIGSKLLAVSGPAPGLAPYLVAILVWAIGLSLGGVTGYAINPARDFGPRLMHQLLPVAGKGSSDWSYAWVPIAGPILGAIVMGLAFRCLGI
- the dxs gene encoding 1-deoxy-D-xylulose-5-phosphate synthase; this translates as MSLLQQIHSPADVKKLSIPELSLLAEEIRERLIVGVSRTGGHIGPNLGVVELTIAMHYVFDTPHDSFVFDVSHQAYVHKLLTGRADRFETIRQPDGLNGFMLRTESEHDSFGAGHAGTALSAALGMAVARDMNGGDEHIIALAGDAAFTNGITMEALNNIASSTKRLIVVLNDNAWSIDRNVGAIASYFHKIVTNPTFVTWHDRAVDLIERIGGKAAKHVAQKAEGAAKGLIGPGMLFEEFGLNYFGPIDGHDLPLLIETFKFLKQQNKPVLLHAITQKGRGFQPALEKQKKFHGLGPYDPETGETKPTGQKTYSEIFAESLTKLADSNDRVVAITAAMPNGTALDLFRPHHPKRYFDVGIAEEHAVIFAAGMATKGYKPFCAIYSTFLQRAFDPIVHDVCLQNLPVVFCMDRGGLSGDDGPTHHGLFDISYLRGVPNIVHMVPKDEDELADMMYTAMLYDAPSAIRYPRGIGPGVAVKEKPVALEIGKAEVIRDGHDVAIFGLGALLPLAVTMSDRLAAEGLSAAVINPRFAKPVDRECIAAYARQCGLIVTFEDHVLAGGFGSAVLEALNSLELQVPVIRIGWPDEFIEHGKVDALREKYGITVEAAMKQARPFLDAIAQSRLVAH
- a CDS encoding M3 family metallopeptidase, coding for MSFAVPTVAQTAAPKPPSDPLHAWVGMTSPADLENWVNYHIAEEKKAVAEILAVKGARTIENTLKPFDRAQFHLNIAGNQDYLMFGLHDNKDVRDKAQALLQNISAEGTALQLNQDVYHALVAVDKTKADAATRYYLDRTLLEYRLAGVDKDAEIREKVRKLSDQITEQSLHFSRTVQDDVRKVVVKDPADLDGLPADYIEKHKPAADGTITLTTDQPDMLPVVTYAKSPRLRRDMYLAYNNRAFPGNKAVLLDLLKTRQEMATTLGYKTWADLATADMMIGSADKLRAFLKEVDEASRPSAAKEFALLEAFVKEKDPSALPLAASDSSYWSEQYRRAKYDFDSQSVRPYFPYPEVEKGVLATAGKLFHIEFRPSKAPIWNPTVTVYDIYDQGKLAGRIYLDMHPREGKDKWFSESGVIPGSGSQIPEAALLCNFPGPENGDPGLLQYSDVVTFFHEFGHMMHEVLGGHGQWAGTAGVSTERDFVEAPSQMLEEFFEDTGILQSFAKHYKTGEVLPSTTIDKMVRAGRFARGSWVQGQLRYSELSLSVHDRAPEQIDLDAINKKTFVDHMPYVFLDDSHMYASFTHLTGYSSNYYTYVLDKVIAVDLFSAFDPKNLLGGPAAMRYRKTVLEPGGNKSANDLIKDFLGRPQSMDALKHWIALGLPAQ